The following proteins are co-located in the Tachysurus vachellii isolate PV-2020 chromosome 19, HZAU_Pvac_v1, whole genome shotgun sequence genome:
- the eya4 gene encoding eyes absent homolog 4 isoform X1, giving the protein MENTQELTDQAVKKPLSDPPASDHSDNRSLEMQELTNPQHTVASGSDGSSKLDKSLLSNNVSTNGTGGENMTVLNTADWLLGCSTPPTAPSTKDYVKTEPLNSSDAVSTAGDTGLDTYTGSVITSSGFSPRPAHQYSPPLYPSKPYPHILSTPVAPPMSPYTVQSQFSSMQQSTVYTPYSQTTQPYGLSTYADLGVMLPGIKTEGGLSQNQSTLQSGLSYSPGFTTPQPGQTAYSPYQMPASGFTSSPGLYATNNSVSNPANFSTQQEYPSYTAFGQNQYAQYYSASSYGPYVTTNSTLDATGSTSNYQLQDPAPIITGQAPEMHPGDFEAEQSPSTPIKELDDRTCRGGGTKARGRGRKNNPSPPPDSDLERVFVWDLDETIIVFHSLLTGSYAQKYGKDAPMAVTLGLRMEEMIFNLADTHLFFNDLEECDQVHIDDVSSDDNGQDLSTYSFATDGFHAAATSASLCLATGVRGGVDWMRKLAFRYRRVKELYCSYKNNVGGLLGPAKRDAWLQLRAEVEALTDSWLTTALKSLSIISSRSNCVNVLVTTTQLIPALAKVLLYSLGSAFPIENIYSATKIGKESCFERIIQRFGRKVVYVVIGDGVEEEQAATKHNMPFWRISSHSDLLALHQALEFEYL; this is encoded by the exons ACCATTCTGACAACAG GTCGTTGGAGATGCAGGAACTAACCAACCCTCAGCACACAGTCGCCAGTGGCAGCGATGGCAGCTCCAAACTGGACAAAAGTCTCCTCTCTAACAACGTCTCGACCAATGGAACAGGAG GCGAGAACATGACCGTTCTAAACACGGCTGATTGGCTGCTGGGCTGCAGCACTCCGCCCACTGCCCCAAGTACGAAGGACTATG TAAAGACAGAGCCGCTGAACAGCAGTGATGCAGTCAGCACAGCAGGAGATACAGGGCTAGACACTTATACAGGGTCAG TTATAACCAGCAGCGGATTCAGTCCTCGACCTGCACATCAGTACTCACCTCCCCTTTATCCATCAAA GCCTTATCCCCACATCCTGTCCACGCCTGTGGCTCCTCCCATGTCTCCTTATACTGTACAGTCCCAGTTCAGCAGCATGCAGCAGTCTACGGTGTATACACCCTACTCTCAAACTACACAACCTTACGGCCTCTCTACGTACG CAGATTTAGGGGTGATGTTACCTGGTATAAAGACAGAAGGAGGGCTGTCCCAGAACCAGTCTACCCTCCAATCAGGGCTCAGCTATAGCCCAGGATTCACCACCCCCCAGCCTGGACAGACGGCCTACTCGCCCTATCAGATGCCAG catCAGGGTTTACATCCTCCCCTGGCCTCTACGCCACAAACAACTCCGTGTCCAATCCAGCCAACTTCAGCACACAACAG GAATATCCCTCATATACAGCATTCGGGCAGAATCAGTACGCTCAGTATTACTCTGCCTCCTCCTACGGTCCTTATGTGACAACCAACAGCACACTGGATGCTACAGGTTCCACCTCTAACTATCAACTGCAAGATCCCGCCCCTATAATCACAGGACAGGCTCCTGAGATGCACCCAG GTGATTTCGAGGCGGAGCAGAGTCCTTCAACGCCCATCAAGGAACTGGATGACCGGACATGTCGTGGGGGCGGGACTAAAGCCAGGGGGCGTGGGAGGAAGAACAacccctctcctcctcctgatAGTGATCTGGAG aGAGTGTTTGTTTGGGATCTGGATGAGACCATCATCGTCTTCCACTCACTTCTTACTGGATCGTATGCACAGAAATATGGAAAG GATGCTCCGATGGCGGTGACACTGGGGTTGAGAATGGAAGAGATGATCTTTAATCTTGcagacacacacctcttctttAATGACTTAGAG gaatgTGATCAGGTGCACATTGACGACGTGTCATCAGATGATAACGGACAGGACCTTAG TACTTACAGTTTTGCCACTGATGGCTTCCATGCAGCTGCGACTAGCGCAAGCCTCTGCTTAGCCACAGGCGTCAGGGGCGGAGTGGACTGGATGAGGAAGCTGGCCTTCCGCTACAGGCGAGTGAAGGAGTTGTACTGCTCGTATAAGAACAACGTGGGCG GGCTGTTGGGCCCCGCTAAGAGAGATGCGTGGCTTCAGCTCAGGGCCGAAGTCGAGGCTCTGACGGATTCGTGGCTCACCACCGCACTCAAGTCCCTGTCGATAATCAGCTCCAG gagtaactgtgttaatgtcttGGTGACTACGACACAGTTAATACCAGCTCTTGCAAAGGTGCTGCTCTATAGCCTGGGCTCAGCTTTTCCTATAGAGAACATCTACAGCGCAACTAAAATAG GAAAAGAGAGTTGCTTTGAGCGAATAATACAAAGGTTTGGCAGGAAGGTAGTGTATGTTGTTATTGGGGACGGTGTGGAAGAGGAGCAGGCTGCTACCAAG CACAACATGCCGTTCTGGCGAATATCCAGCCACTCGGACCTGCTCGCCCTCCACCAAGCACTGGAATTCGAGTACCTGTAA